Below is a window of Haloglycomyces albus DSM 45210 DNA.
TTCCGAGCAACAGGCTGTAGTGGTGCCTCGTGTCTGATCTACGTTGGAATTATGGTGCCCGTACCGACGTAGGCGGAGTACGCGACCACAACGAGGACGCCTATCACGCCGGGAAGCGGCTCATAGCGGTCGCCGACGGCGTCGGAGGTGCGGCCGCAGGCGAAGTAGCGAGCGCATTGACCATCGGCGAGATCGCCCGTCTCGCCCGACACGATCCGGCGAACGCGGCGGCGCAGTTCAATGCCGCGATCGACAACGCCCGTTCCCAGATTCGGGATCATATCGAGAACAATCCCGAGTCGACCGGAATGGCCACGACGTTGACGGCCCTGTGGATCAAAGACGCCGAGGCGCACCTCGTTCACATCGGTGATTCCCGGGCCTACCTGCTCCGAGACGACGATTTCGTACAGATCACCACTGACGACTCCTATGTGCAGCATTTGCTGGACGAGGGTGCGATCACCAAAGCCGAAGCGGCCAAACATCCGTA
It encodes the following:
- a CDS encoding PP2C family protein-serine/threonine phosphatase produces the protein MSDLRWNYGARTDVGGVRDHNEDAYHAGKRLIAVADGVGGAAAGEVASALTIGEIARLARHDPANAAAQFNAAIDNARSQIRDHIENNPESTGMATTLTALWIKDAEAHLVHIGDSRAYLLRDDDFVQITTDDSYVQHLLDEGAITKAEAAKHPYRSAVTRVIQANELPHAYFTRPVREGDRVVVCSDGVTDYVSEELLESTLRNCELPQDAADALVKHAYTEGAPDNVTAVVADVESTPSRLGRLLLAAGATLGIAAVVAVVWFLLRG